A genomic region of Palaemon carinicauda isolate YSFRI2023 chromosome 22, ASM3689809v2, whole genome shotgun sequence contains the following coding sequences:
- the LOC137616054 gene encoding uncharacterized protein: protein MVWHYSKNTFNRERKRAEEDEEGKRAEEEEKGKRNRGGRGEKKSRGGGKKSRERGEGEKEQRRTRREKEQRRREKEQKRRRREKEQRRRRGKRAEEEEKGKRAEEEEGKRAEEEEKGKRTEEDEERKRAEEEEKGKRTEEDEERKRAEEEEGKRAEEEEKGKRAEEEEGKRAEEEEKGKRTEEDEERKRAEEEEGKRAEEEEKGKRAEEEEGKRAEEEEKGKRTEEDEERKRAEEEEGKSRDQLPTLLLANIVK, encoded by the exons AGAAAAAGAGCAGAGGAGGACGAGGAGGGAAAAAGagcagaagaggaggagaagggaaaAAGAAACAGAGGAGGACGAGGAGAGAAAAAGAGCAGAGGAGGAGGGAAaaagagcagagagagaggagaaggggaAAAAGAACAGAGGAGGACGAGGAGAGAAAAAGAGCAGAGGAGGAGGGAAAAAGagcagaagaggaggagaagggaaaaagagcagaggaggaggaggggaaaaagagcagaagaggaggagaagggaaaaagagcagaggaggaggagggaaaaagagcagaagaggaggagaagggaaaAAGAACAGAGGAGGACGAGGAGAGAAAAAGagcagaagaggaggagaagggaaaAAGAACAGAGGAGGACGAGGAGAGAAAAAgagcagaggaggaggagggaaaaagagcagaagaggaggagaagggaaaaagagcagaggaggaggaggggaaaagagctgaagaggaggagaagggaaaAAGAACAGAGGAGGACGAGGAGAGAAAAAgagcagaggaggaggagggaaaaagagcagaagaggaggagaagggaaaaagagcagaggaggaggagggaaaaagagctgaggaggaggagaagggaaaaAGAACAGAGGAGGACGAGGAGAGAAAAAgagcagaggaggaggagggaaaaag CAGAGATCAATTGCCAACCCTCCTTCTAGCAAACATCGTTAAATAG